The Acanthopagrus latus isolate v.2019 chromosome 13, fAcaLat1.1, whole genome shotgun sequence genome contains a region encoding:
- the taf1 gene encoding transcription initiation factor TFIID subunit 1 isoform X1 produces MSDSDSDDEQGRPFSLTGFLFGNINEDGQLEDDSVLDNESKKHLAGLGTLGLGSLITEITANEEEDQEEGRDSGSVDAAGWVKSTDDAVDYSDISEVAEDETKKYRQAMGSLQPSRKTDDEDDYDADCEDIDSKLMPPPPPPTLPTSAKKDEPSPQNTNVGEEGDGIILPSIIAPSSTADKVDFSSSSDSESETDRPCQGMGAGGKPDSLTLPLAGIMQKDAAKALPGVTELFPEFRPGKVLRFLRLFGPGKNMPSVWRSARRKKKRKHRDPQPGTPPPEGEPTEQSQEKTSGWIYEYAPPPPPEQCLSDDEITMMAPVESKFSQTCGDGDKEAESRPKVAEWRYGPAQLWYDMLGVSEDGSNFNYGFKLKEKQSSEPEKQDAPQEIIEPVPEIIMQDSNDGDNSDNDEEDGDADKKKHALENELFLMVTQLQWEDDIIWNGEDIKHKGTKTQRASLAGWLPSSMTRNANAYNAQQGLTRSNSQLVPPTPPPMPKVSSISGSKREKNSHDSQASHEEDSPWFSIFPIDNEELVYGRWEDNIIWDDQEMDHLLMPPVLTLDPNDENIILEIPNEKEEMTSHSPSKENKKETAIKKSRILLGKTGVIKDEPQQVSRLIRNMSQPEVKDPWNLSNDEFYYPKQQGLRGTFGGNIIQHSIPALELRQPFFPTHMGPMKLRQFHRPTLKKYSFGALAQPGPHPVQPLLKHIKKKAKMREQERQASGGGDMFFMRTPQDLTGKDGDLILAEYSEEYAPLIMQVGMATKIKNYYKRKPGKDPGAPDCKYGETVYCHTSPFLGSLHPGQLLQAFENNLFRAPIYLHKMPETDFLVLRTRHGYYIRELVDIIVVGQECPLYEVPGPNSKRANTHIRDFLQVFIYRLFWKSKDRPRRIRMEDIKKAFPSHSESSIRKRLKLCADFKRTGMDSNWWVLKPDFRLPTEEEIRAMVSPEQCCAYYSMLVAEQRLKDAGYGEKSFFAPEEENEEDFQMKIDDEVRTAPWNTTRAFISAMKGKCLLEVTGVADPTGCGEGFSYVKVPNKPTQQKDDKEPQPAKKTVTGTDADLRRLSLKNAKQLLRKFGVPEEEIKKLSRWEVIDVVRTMSTEQARSGEGPMSKFARGSRFSVAEHQERYKEECQRIFDLQNKVLESTEVLSTDTDSSSAEDSDFEEMGKNIENMLQNKKTSSQLSREREEQERKELQRMLMGEESDRDNKGRKERRKGLSSALSTSSHKDDDTSSVTSLNSSATGKRLKIYRTFKDEDGKEYVRCETVRKASVIDAYLRIRTTKDDEFIRKFALFDEQHREEMRKERRRIQEQLRRLKRNQEKDKIKGPPEKKAKKVKERPDLKVKLKCGACGAIGHMRTNKFCPLYYQTNAPPSNPVAMTEEQEEELEKTVIHNDNEELIKVEGTKIVLGKQLIESADEVRRKSLVLKFPKQQLPPKKKRRVGSAVHCDYLNKPHKAIHRRRTDPMVTLSSVLESIINDMRDHPNTYPFHTPVNAKVVKDYYKIITRPMDLQTLRENVRKRMYPSREEFREAVEVIVKNSATYNGAKHPITQVAQSMLDLCDAKLKEKEDRLVRLEKAINPLLDDDDQVAFSFILDNIVTQKMMVVPDSWPFHHPVNKKFVPDYYKVIINPMDLESIRKNISKHKYQNRDAFLSDVSHIHTNSIKYNGADSPYTKTALEIVNVCKQTLAEYDEHLTQLEKDISTAKEAALDAADLECLDPMTPGPYTPQGRHLRRPGEEESDVDIEGFEEEDDGKPKTPAPAEDADGDLEDDDDEEEMLLPLRRRLHDQEEEEEEEEDDGRSNRPAQASVLYQDLLMSDGEDDASEEEGDNPFSSIHLSESGSDSDREVDVRPAPPRRAQDTARMGMEQDESMMSYEGDGPDEPHMEDSNVSYGSYEETESRSQMQPSSMGNGEEYGISEEEEEDEEDEARRRGPAVLSQVQLSEDEESEEFRSIGGDSDMDSDN; encoded by the exons ATGTCGGACTCCGACAGTGACGACGAGCAAGGTCGCCCTTTCTCTCTAACTGGCTTCCTCTTTGGAAACATCAACGAGGATGGACAGCTAGAGGATGACAGCGTTCTGGACAAT GAGTCCAAAAAGCATTTGGCTGGTTTGGGTACTCTGGGTCTGGGCTCACTCATCACAGAGATCACTGCCAATGAGGAGGAAGACCAAGAGGAAGGCAGAGACTCTGGTAGTGTTGATGCAGCAG GTTGGGTGAAAAGTACTGATGATGCAGTTGATTATTCTGACATCAGTGAGGTCGCTGAGGATGAGACAAAGAAGTATCGGCAGGCCATGGggtctctgcagcccagcaGGAAAACAG ATGATGAGGATGACTACGATGCAGACTGCGAGGACATTGATTCCAAGCTCatgcctcctccaccaccaccaactcTTCCAACATCTGCTAAGAAAGATGAACCCTCCCCTCAGAACACAAATG TTGGAGAAGAGGGTGATGGCATCATCCTTCCCTCCATCATTGCGCCATCCTCTACTGCTGATAAGGTTGACTTTAGCAGCTCCTCAGACTCTGAGTCAGAAACTGACCGTCCCTGTCAGGGCATGGGGGCTGGAGGAAAACCAGATAGTCTCACCCTCCCTCTTGCTGGCATCATGCAGAAAGATGCTGCCAAAGCACTGCCAGGTGTCACAGAGCTTTTCCCAGAGTTCAGGCCTGGAAAG GTGCTTAGGTTCTTACGGCTGTTCGGTCCTGGAAAGAACATGCCATCAGTTTGGAGGAGCGCCCGCAGGAAGAAGAAGCGGAAGCACCGAGACCCTCAGCCGGGGACCCCTCCTCCAGAAGGAGAACCCACCGAGCAGAGTCAGGAGAAGACATCTGGATGGATTTACGAGTAcgccccccctccacccccggAGCAGTGTCTCTCTGATGATGAG ATAACCATGATGGCTCCAGTAGAATCAAAGTTCTCGCAGACTTGTGGTGATGGAGACAAGGAGGCCGAGTCTCGACCTAAAGTAGCAGAATGGAGATACGGTCCAGCCCAGCTGTGGTACGATATGCTCGGCGTCTCTGAGGATGGAAGCAACTTCAACTACGGGTTCAAGCTAAAAGAAAAGCAGTCCAGTGAGCCTGAGAAGCAAGACGCACCTCAAGAAATAATAGAGCCTGTCCCAGAG ATTATAATGCAAGACAGCAATGATGGAGACAACAGTGATAatgatgaagaagatggagaTGCCGATAAGAAGAAACACGCCCTTGAGAATGAGCTCTTCCTGATGGTCACTCAACTGCAATGGGAGGACGATATTATCTGGAATGGGGAGGATATAAAACACAAGGGCACCAAGACTCAGCGAGCCAGTTTGGCAGGGTGGCTGCCTTCTAGCATGACCCGCAATGCCAATGCATATAATGCACAACAGG GTCTGACAAGAAGTAATTCCCAGTTGGTGCCACCGACGCCTCCACCCATGCCCAAAGTTTCTTCAATCTCTGGCTCTAAACGAGAAAAAAATAGCCATGATAGTCAAG CCTCTCATGAAGAAGACTCTCCCTGGTTCTCCATCTTCCCCATCGACAATGAGGAGCTGGTGTACGGTCGCTGGGAAGATAACATTATCTGGGATGACCAGGAGATGGATCACCTGCTCATGCCACCTGTTCTCACACTGGATccaaatgatgaaaatattatCCTAG AGATTCCCAATGAAAAGGAGGAGATGACGTCGCACTCCCCATCAAAGGAGAACAAGAAGGAAACGGCAATCAAAAAGAGTCGAATCCTGCTGGGCAAAACCGGAGTCATTAAAGACGAGCCACAGCAGGTTAGCCGCCTCATCAGG AACATGTCCCAGCCTGAAGTGAAGGACCCCTGGAACCTCTCCAATGATGAATTCTACTATCCTAAACAGCAGGGCCTGAGGGGGACCTTCGGTGGCAACATCATTCAG CACTCCATCCCGGCGCTGGAGCTGAGGCAGCCCTTCTTCCCCACTCACATGGGACCCATGAAGCTGCGGCAATTTCATCGACCGACTCTGAAGAAGTACTCGTTTGGAGCTTTGGCTCAGCCCGGTCCCCATCCTGTCCAGCCGCTGCTCAAACACATAAAGAAGAAGGCCAAG aTGCGCGAGCAGGAGCGGCAGGCGTCAGGAGGTGGAGACATGTTCTTCATGCGAACTCCACAGGACTTGACAGGCAAAGATGGAGATCTGATCCTGGCTGAGTACAGTGAAGAATATGCTCCTCTCATCATGCAAGTCGGCATGGCCACCAAGATAAAAAACTACTACAAAAGG AAACCTGGAAAGGATCCTGGAGCACCCGACTGTAAATATGGAGAGACTGTGTACTGCCACACATCCCCGTTCCTGGGTTCTCTGCATCCTGGACAGCTGCTCCAG GCTTTTGAAAACAATCTTTTCCGCGCTCCAATCTACCTGCACAAGATGCCAGAAACTGATTTCTTGGTCCTGCGAACGCGACACGGCTACTACATACGAGAGCTTGTGGACATTATCGTAGTTGGTCAGGAGTGCCCGTTGTATGAGGTTCCAGGTCCCAACTCCAAACGAGCAAACACTCACATCCGAGACTTCCTACag GTGTTCATCTACCGCTTGTTCTGGAAGAGCAAAGATCGGCCCCGGAGGATCCGCATGGAAGATATAAAGAAAGCGTTCCCCTCTCATTCAGAGAGCAGCATCAGGAAACGACTAAAACTCTGTGCTGACTTCAAACGTACAG GGATGGACTCTAACTGGTGGGTGCTGAAGCCTGACTTCAGATTGCCtacagaggaggagatcagGGCCATGGTCTCTCCGGAGCAGTGCTGCGCTTACTATAGCATGCTGGTGGCAGAGCAGAGGCTCAAG GATGCTGGATACGGGGAGAAATCCTTCTTTGCTCCAGAGGAAGAGAACGAGGAGGACTTTCAAATGAAGATTGATGACGAG GTGCGGACAGCTCCGTGGAACACAACAAGGGCCTTCATTTCTGCCATGAAGGGGAAGTGCCTGTTGGAGGTCACAGGTGTGGCTGACCCTACAGGCTGTGGAGAGGGTTTCTCTTATGTCAAAGTGCCGAACAAGCCCACTCAACAAAAG GATGACAAAGAGCCACAGCCTGCCAAGAAGACAGTGACGGGAACAGACGCTGACCTGAGGAGACTCTCGCTGAAGAATGCCAAGCAGCTGCTGCGCAAGTTTGGTGTTCCAGAGGAAGAG ATCAAGAAGCTCTCACGTTGGGAGGTGATTGATGTGGTGAGAACCATGTCCACAGAGCAGGCGCGTTCAGGTGAGGGACCCATGAGCAAGTTCGCCAGAGGCTCTCGTTTCTCTGTTGCCGAACACCAGGAGCGCTACAAAGAGGAATGCCAGAGGATCTTTGACCTGCAGAACAA AGTGTTGGAGTCGACGGAGGTGCTCTCcacagacactgacagcagctcagcagaggaCAGCGACTTCGAGGAGATGGGGAAGAATATTGAGAACATGCTGCAGAACAAGAAGACCAGCTCACAGCTTTCCCGCGAGAGGGAAGAGCAAGAGCGCAAGGAACTGCAGAGGATGCTGATGGGCGAGGAGAGCGATCGTGACAACAAGGGCCGCAAGGAGCGGCGCAAAGGCTTGT CCAGCGCCTTATCCACCAGCTCCCACAAGGATGACGACACGTCCTCCGTCACCAGCTTGAACTCCTCGGCCACCGGGAAGCGACTGAAGATCTATCGCACCTTCAAGGATGAGGACGGCAAAGAATATGTCCGCTGTGAGACAGTACGCAAGGCGTCAGTCATCGACGCCTACCTCAGGATCAGAACCACCAAGGATGATGAATTCAT ACGGAAGTTCGCCCTCTTCgatgagcagcacagagaggagatgaggaaggaGCGCCGGCGTAttcaggagcagctgaggaggcTGAAGAGAAACCAAGAGAAAGACAAGATCAAGGGACCCCCAGAGAAGAAGGCCAAGAAGGTCAAAGAGAGACCAGACCTCAAGGTAAAA CTAAAGTGCGGCGCATGTGGAGCCATCGGACACATGAGGACCAACAAGTTCTGCCCGCTATACTATCAGACCAACGCCCCTCCTTCTAACCCAGTCGCCATGacagaggagcaagaggaggagctggaaaaaaCGGTCATCCACAATGACAATGAGGAACTGATCAAGGTGGAGGGCACCAAGATCGTGCTGGGCAAACAGCTCATCGAGAG TGCTGATGAGGTTCGCAGGAAGTCCTTAGTGCTCAAGTTCCCCAAGCAACAGCTCccaccaaagaagaagagacgtGTAGGCAGCGCTGTGCACTGCGATTACCTCAAT AAACCACACAAGGCCATCCACCGCAGACGCACTGACCCCATGGTGACCTTGTCTTCTGTGCTAGAGAGCATCATCAATGACATGCGGGATCACCCCAAC ACGTATCCCTTCCACACACCAGTCAATGCCAAGGTGGTGAAGGACTACTATAAGATCATCACGCGGCCCATGGACCTGCAGACGCTGAGGGAGAATGTACGGAAGCGAATGTACCCATCTCGGGAGGAGTTCCGCGAAGCAGTGGAAGTTATCGTCAAAAACAGCGCCACCTACAATG GTGCGAAACATCCGATAACACAAGTAGCACAGTCCATGCTCGACCTGTGCGATGCTAAATTAAAAGAG aaagaGGACAGGCTGGTGAGGCTGGAGAAAGCCATCAACCCCTTGCTGGATGACGATGATCAGGTGGCCTTCTCCTTCATCCTTGACAACATCGTGACCCAGAAGATGATGGTGGTGCCTGAT TCCTGGCCGTTTCACCATCCTGTCAACAAAAAGTTTGTGCCCGATTATTATAAGGTGATCATAAACCCCATGGATCTGGAGAGCATCCGCAAG AACATCTCGAAACACAAATATCAGAATCGAGATGCATTCCTGTCAGACGTCAGTCACATCCACACCAACAGTATTAAGTACAATG GTGCCGACAGTCCGTACACCAAGACAGCCCTGGAGATTGTTAATGTGTGCAAGCAAACCTTGGCAGAG TATGACGAGCACCTGACCCAGCTGGAGAAGGACATCTCGACTGCTAAAGAAGCAGCTCTTGATGCAGCAGACTTGGAGTGTTTGGACCCAATGACACCTGGACCGTACACACCGCAG GGTCGACACCTCAGAAGACCCGGGGAGGAAGAGTCAGATGTGGATATTGAAGGctttgaggaggaggatgatggcaAACCCAAGACTCCTGCTCCT GCAGAGGACGCAGACGGAGATCTAGAGGACGATGATGACGAAGAGGAGATGTTGCTGCCGCTGCGCAGAAGGTTGCATgaccaggaggaagaggaggaggaggaagaagacgacgGAAGGTCGAACCGCCCGGCTCAGGCCAGCGTGCTCTACCAGGACCTGCTCATGTCTGACGGAGAGGACGATGCCAGCGAAGAAGAAGGCGACAACCCTTTCTCCT